In one window of Onychomys torridus chromosome 7, mOncTor1.1, whole genome shotgun sequence DNA:
- the Apoa5 gene encoding apolipoprotein A-V, with the protein MMESTLSLCMLGCIVVSMAAIITWALALLSVFATTQARKGFWDYFSQSSRDKGMMGQQQKLARESMKNSFEQDLYNVNNLLEKLNPSSGPGKEPPQLAQDPEGMRKQLQQELEEVRARLEPYMAAKHELVGWNLEGLRQQLKPYTVELMEQVGLGVQELQEQLRLMGEDTKAQLLGGMDEALSLLQEMQSRVRHHTDRVKELFHPYAERLVTGIGHHVQELHRSVAPHAVASPARLSRCVQTLSHKLTLKAKDLHTSIQRNLDQLREELSAFVGASADGAEDGASPDPQALSEEVRQRLLAFRHDTFLQIAAFTRAIDQETEEVQQQLAPPPPSHSALAPELGHLDNSNKALSRLQSRLDDLWEDITYSLHDQGHSQLREP; encoded by the exons ATGATGGAGAGTACTCTatctttgtgcatgctgg GGTGTATTGTGGTAAGCATGGCTGCAATCATCACTTGGGCCCTGGCCCTCCTCTCAG TGTTTGCAACCACTCAGGCACGGAAGGGTTTCTGGGACTACTTCAGCCAGAGCAGCCGGGACAAAGGCATGATGGGCCAGCAGCAGAAGCTGGCACGGGA gaGCATGAAAAACAGCTTTGAGCAAGACCTCTACAATGTGAACAATTTGCTAGAAAAGCTGAATCCCTCCAGCGGGCCAGGTAAGGAGCCTCCCCAGCTGGCACAGGATCCAGAAGGCATGAGGAAGCAGCtgcagcaggagctggaggaggtgaGAGCCCGCCTGGAGCCCTACATGGCAGCAAAGCATGAGCTGGTAGGCTGGAACTTGGAGGGCTTGAGGCAGCAGTTGAAGCCCTACACCGTGGAGCTGATggagcaggtgggcctgggtgtGCAGGAGCTGCAAGAGCAGTTGCGTCTGATGGGAGAAGACACCAAGGCTCAGCTGCTGGGGGGCATGGACGAGGCGCTGAGCCTGTTGCAGGAAATGCAAAGTCGCGTGCGGCACCACACCGACCGGGTCAAAGAACTCTTCCACCCTTATGCAGAGCGCTTGGTGACTGGCATTGGGCACCATGTGCAGGAGCTGCACCGCAGTGTCGCTCCTCACGCGGTTGCCAGCCCCGCGCGACTCAGTCGCTGTGTGCAGACCCTGTCCCACAAACTTACACTTAAGGCAAAGGACCTGCACACCAGCATCCAGCGCAACCTGGACCAGCTGCGTGAGGAGCTCAGTGCCTTCGTGGGCGCCAGCGCAGATGGGGCAGAGGATGGAGCTTCCCCAGACCCCCAGGCTCTCTCTGAGGAGGTCCGCCAGAGACTCCTGGCTTTTCGACATGACACCTTCCTACAGATCGCTGCATTCACTCGCGCCATTgaccaggagacagaggaagtcCAGCAGCAGCTAGCACCACCCCCACCTAGTCACAGCGCCTTGGCTCCTGAGTTGGGACACTTGGACAATAGCAACAAGGCCTTGAGCAGACTGCAGAGCCGACTGGATGACCTGTGGGAAGATATTACCTATAGCCTCCATGACCAGGGTCATAGCCAGCTGAGAGAGCCCTGA
- the Zpr1 gene encoding zinc finger protein ZPR1 gives MSASGAVQPGPPGAAVGPSPSTAGSPATGPLFRPLSAEDEEQQPTEIESLCMNCYRNGTTRLLLTKIPFFREIIVSSFFCEHCGWNNTEIQSAGRIQDQGVRYTLTVRSQEDMNREVVKTDSATTRIPELDFEIPAFSQKGALTTVEGLISRAISGLEQDQPTRRAMEHAVAERIDVFIGKLKDLKQVASPFTLIIDDPSGNSFVENPHAPQKDDALVITHYSRTPQQAEMLGLQAEAAEEKSEEEDLRNEVLQFNTNCPECNAPAQTNMKLVQIPHFKEVIIMATNCENCGHRTNEVKSGGAVEPLGTKITLHITDPSDMTRDLLKSETCSVEIPELEFELGMAVLGGKFTTLEGLLKDIRELVTKNPFTLGDSSNPNQSEKLQEFSQKLEQIIEGKMKAHFIMNDPAGNSYLQNVYAPEDDPEMKVERYKRTFDQNEELGLNDMKTEGYEDGLAPQR, from the exons ATGTCTGCCAGCGGGGCTGTGCAGCCAGGGCCCCCGGGGGCTGCTGTTGGGCCTTCGCCCTCCACGGCTGGATCGCCAGCCACGGGGCCCTTGTTCCGGCCCCTCAGCGCCGAGGATGAGGAGCAGCAGCCCACAGAGATCGAGTCGCTGTGCATGAACTGTTACCGGAAC GGCACGACGCGCCTTCTGCTCACCAAGATCCCCTTCTTTAGAGAAATAATCGTGAGCTCCTTTTTCTGCGAGCACTGTGGCTGGAACAACACGGAGATCCAGTCAGCAGGCAGGATCCAGGACCAGGGAGTGCGCTACACTTTGACCGTCAGGAGCCAAGAG GACATGAACAGAGAAGTGGTGAAGACAGACTCTGCCACCACAAGGATCCCGGAGCTGGATTTTGAAATTCCAGCTTTCAGCCAGAAGGGAG CTCTGACCACCGTTGAAGGATTGATCAGCCGGGCAATCTCTGGCCTAGAACAGGACCAGCCCACACGACGG GCAATGGAACATGCTGTAGCTGAAAGGATTGATGTATTCATTGGCAAACTGAAGGACCTCAAGCAAGTGGCTTCCCCGTTCACTCTG ATCATTGATGATCCCTCAGGAAACAGCTTTGTAGAAAACCCACATGCTCCCCAGAAAGATGATGCCTTGGTGATCACACACTACAGCCGGACGCCACAGCAAGCTGAGATGCTGGGTCTCCAA GCAGAAGCGGCAGAAGAGAAGTCGGAAGAGGAAGACCTCAGAAATGAA GTGCTCCAGTTCAACACCAACTGCCCAGAGTGCAACGCCCCAGCTCAGACCAACATGAAGCTAGTCC aaatcCCCCACTTTAAAGAGGTTATCATCATGGCCACCAACTGTGAGAATTGTGGGCATCGGACTAATGAG GTGAAGTCTGGAGGAGCAGTAGAGCCTTTGGGTACCAAGATCACCCTCCACATCACAGATCCCTCAGACATGACCAGAGACCTCCTCAAG TCTGAGACGTGTAGTGTGGAAATCCCGGAGCTGGAGTTTGAACTGGGAATGGCTGTCCTTGGGGGCAAGTTCACCACTCTCGAGGGGCTTCTCAAAGACATCCGAGAATTG GTAACCAAGAACCCATTCACACTGGGGGACAGCTCGAACCCTAACCAGTCGGAGAAACTGCAGGAGTTTAGCCAGAAGTTGGAACAG ATCATCGAGGGCAAGATGAAGGCCCACTTTATAATGAACGACCCAGCAGGAAACAGCTACCTGCAG AATGTATACGCCCCTGAAGATGATCCAGAGATGAAGGTGGAGCGGTATAAGCGTACCTTTGACCAAAATGAGGAGCTCGGGCTCAATGACATGAAGACAGAGGGCTATGAGGACGGCCTGGCCCCACAGCGGTAG
- the Bud13 gene encoding BUD13 homolog: MAAAPPLSKAEYLKRYLSGADAGLEGGSEPVRKRRKKRPKPGGAGGKGMRIVDDDVGWAAISTEKPEKEEEEDGDLPVVAEFVDERPEEVKQMEAFRSSAKWKLLGDHSEDGHFHHDIPDPSPPRRVRHDSPDPSSPRGTRHDSPDPSPPRRARHDTPDPSPPRRALHDTPDPSPPRRARHDTPDPSPPRRARHDTPDPSPPRRARHDSDASPPRKSHRNSSGVSPKRGHHGSSGISSPRRAHNHSPDTGQHRRTFDASDPQHLRKTRHDSPNLELPRTKSSKAAERSQRELGPSHPSLSKDSKYGRDSDLSPRKQQAKAHLGAQKQLDPKGVCHKASDSDLSPPRQKQNSRHQDSDSDLSPPRNRQRRQCSDSDLSPPRRRQRTKSSDSDLSPPRRSPRPGKKTAHMYSGAKTGLVTDVQREQQELRKQDQDTTALGAQFEFAETVFRDKSGRKRDLKLERLERRRKAEKNSARDELYAQWGKGLAQSRQQQQNVEDAMKEMQKPLARYIDDEDLDRMLREQEREGDPMANFIKKNKAKENKHQKVRPRYSGPAPPPNRFNIWPGYRWDGVDRSNGFEQKRFARLASKKAVEELAYKWSVEDM; encoded by the exons ATGGCGGCAGCTCCGCCGCTGTCTAAAGCTGAGTATCTGAAGCGTTACTTGTCTGGGGCAGATGCTGGCCTGGAAGGAGGCTCAGAGCCGGTTCGGAAGCGGCGCAAAAAACGGCCGAAGCCTGGAGGCGCCGGTGGCAAGGG AATGCGGATTGTTGATGATGATGTGGGCTGGGCAGCTATCTCTACCGAGAAGccggaaaaggaggaggaagaggatggagattTGCCTGTG GTGGCTGAGTTTGTGGATGAGCGTCCAGAAGAGGTGAAGCAGATGGAGGCCTTCCGCTCCAGTGCCAAATGGAAGCTTCTGGGGG ACCACAGTGAAGATGGACATTTCCATCATGACATCCCGGATCCATCTCCTCCTAGGAGGGTTCGTCATGACAGCCCAGACCCATCGTCTCCCAGGGGGACCCGTCATGACAGCCCAGATCCATCTCCTCCTAGGAGGGCCCGTCATGATACACCGGATCCATCTCCTCCTAGGAGGGCCCTTCATGATACACCAGATCCATCTCCTCCTAGGAGGGCCCGTCATGATACACCGGATCCATCTCCTCCTAGGAGGGCCCGTCATGATACACCGGATCCATCTCCTCCTAGGAGGGCCCGTCATGATTCAGATGCTTCTCCCCCCAGGAAGTCTCATCGTAATTCTTCAGGTGTATCTCCTAAGAGAGGTCATCATGGTTCGTCAGGTATCTCTTCCCCCAGAAGGGCCCATAATCACTCCCCTGACACAGGCCAACATAGAAGGACTTTTGACGCTTCAGACCCACAGCATCTCAGGAAGACCCGTCACGACTCCCCTAATTTGGAACTGCCCAGAACCAAAAGTAGTAAAGCTGCAGAAAGATCCCAGAGGGAGCTGGGACCCTCCCACCCGTCACTCTCCAAGGACAGCAAGTATGGGCGTGACTCTGACCTTTCTCCACGGAAGCAGCAAGCAAAAGCTCATTTGGGAGCTCAGAAGCAGCTTGATCCCAAAG GTGTCTGCCACAAAGCCTCTGACTCAGATCTGTCTCCTCCACggcaaaaacaaaattcaagacaCCAGGATTCTGACTCAGATCTGTCACCACCACGGAATAGACAGAGACGCCAGTGCTCTGACTCCGACCTCTCTCCACCCCGGAGAAGACAGAGGACCAAGTCTTCTGATTCTGACCTCTCTCCTCCTCGAAGGAGTCCCCGTCCTGGGAAGAAG ACCGCACACATGTATTCCGGAGCAAAAACTGGGTTGGTGACTGATGTTCAGCGGGAGCAGCAGGAACTCAGGAAACAGGACCAAGACACCACAGCCCTTGGAG CTCAGTTTGAATTCGCTGAAACTGTATTTCGAGACAAGTCTGGTCGGAAGAGGGATCTGAAGCTGGAACGCCTGGAACGgaggagaaaagcagagaagaactCAGCTCGAGACGAGCTATATGCGCAGTGGGGGAAAGG GCTTGCCCAGAGCCGGCAACAGCAGCAGAATGTAGAGGATGCAATGAAGGAGATGCAGAAGCCTCTGGCCCGCTATATCGACGACGAAGATCTGGATCGGATGCtgagagagcaggaaagagagggggacCCGATGGCCAACTTCATCAAGAAGAATAAGGCCAAGGAGAACAAGCATCAGAAGG TGAGGCCTCGCTACAGTGGTCCTGCACCTCCTCCCAATAGATTCAACATCTGGCCTGGATACCGCTGGGATGGAGTGGACAG ATCCAATGGCTTTGAGCAGAAGCGCTTTGCCAGGCTTGCCAGCAAGAAGGCTGTGGAGGAGCTCGCCTACAAGTGGAGTGTGGAGGACATGTGA